In Struthio camelus isolate bStrCam1 chromosome 13, bStrCam1.hap1, whole genome shotgun sequence, the following are encoded in one genomic region:
- the LOC138069124 gene encoding maestro heat-like repeat family member 5, protein MLLFKDLLEIVVGKNKRNLKQHAQRSLVPLFLHMSDKVQRVAQASQEALVSAAQFLKWEELKQLARRAETWKIGECVLLRDRSRAEQHLRQSLPYLENPDASLREAAVRFIALQPLENDAEPLVRCLVSQTIMNLRVPRRTSRFHLGALCPWLPRAWARWHPPART, encoded by the exons atgctcctcttcaaagacctgctggagattgtggtggggaagaacaaacggaacctgaagcagcatgcacagaggagcctggtgccgctcttcctccacatgagtgacaaggtgcaaagagtggcccag gcctctcaggaagccctggtgagcgctgcacagttcctcaagtgggaggagctcaagcagctggccagaagagcggagacatggaagatcggggagtgcgtg ctgctgagggacaggagcagagcggagcaacacctgcgccagagcctgccatacctggagaacccggacgcatccttgcgggaggcagctgtgaggttcattg ccctccagcccctggaaaatgatgcggaacctttagtccgttgcctggtgtcacagaccatcatgaacctgagggtgccaaggagaacatcaagattccacctcggagcactgtgtccctggctcccgagagcatgggcgaggtggcaccctcccgccaggacgtga